A single region of the Corallococcus silvisoli genome encodes:
- a CDS encoding response regulator: MKNAVTTSQEGEPTASGGTAPTNAKQRVLVVDDFDDAREMYAEYLEFCGFEVDTARNGLEAVEKAQEGEPDIILMDLSLPVMDGWEATRRIKQDTRTRDIPVMALTGHVLAGNAEHALSVGADEFVAKPCLPQDLENKIRNMLKPSKAKPRSSQE; the protein is encoded by the coding sequence ATGAAGAACGCGGTCACGACATCCCAGGAGGGCGAGCCGACCGCGAGCGGTGGGACGGCTCCCACGAACGCCAAGCAGCGCGTCCTCGTCGTGGACGACTTCGACGACGCTCGCGAGATGTACGCGGAGTACCTGGAGTTCTGCGGGTTCGAGGTCGACACCGCCCGCAATGGCCTGGAGGCCGTGGAGAAGGCCCAGGAGGGGGAGCCGGACATCATCCTCATGGACCTCTCCCTGCCCGTCATGGATGGCTGGGAGGCGACGCGGCGCATCAAGCAGGACACCCGCACCCGCGACATCCCCGTGATGGCCCTCACCGGCCACGTGCTCGCCGGCAACGCCGAGCACGCCCTGTCCGTGGGCGCGGACGAGTTCGTCGCCAAGCCCTGCCTGCCCCAGGACCTGGAGAACAAGATCCGCAACATGCTCAAACCCAGCAAGGCGAAGCCCCGCTCCAGTCAGGAGTAA
- a CDS encoding nSTAND1 domain-containing NTPase, translating to MGSPASSPPPDAWTPPEEFDEYRIVRPLGRGRTGRVYLAHDTLLERPVAVKFIPSLGSNALARFLVEARAAARIQHPNVVTLYRVGQLEDQPYLISEFIRGVSLDRVARPVPWERALGIGRDLARGLGAAHRRGVLHRDIKPGNAVLTEGGEVKLLDFGLAKLLDRAESGEPSAPRAPMPPPELPADWDPESSPAFGARSLDGVFLPSLPRGALVGTPYYMSPEAWAGEELTARSDVYSLGVVLYELCAGRGPFRDVPWRELPEAVRTRDVRPLLAVAPSVDPAFAAAIDKCLLRDPAQRHASAAQLLDALEALTREEPSAAVPEGNPYRGLQAFEAEHRALFFGRRREQRAVLERLKAEAFLLMTGDSGVGKSSLCLAGILPAVSDGALEDGRRWRTARLVPGRRPVSALAVALAPVLEVDEEPLAETLRQDPTSLGRRLRAKLGAQGGLLLYMDQLEELVTLSPPEEAALAGTALGSLTEAAGGLRLLATGRSDFLTRLTAVPGLGPEVPHALYLLRALTPEETREAIVGPARVKGVCFESEAVVDALVASTAASDGGLPLLQFALAELWDARDEARGVMTQAALDSLGGVSGALARHADAAVARLLPDQRSAARGVMLRLVTADGTRARKTDRELVGDDPRYRAALEALVRARLLVAREGEGGTAYELAHEALLTGWATLARWLVEAGERREVQARLEAAAAQWERLGHARESLWGPRQLAETAVLEPSELTQREQSFLNTSRRTGVRSQRMKVGLALGFLVSLGLVYVGLQWRERHILDARVRGDLRAAHADLEAVRRERDGLQAERAEAFQLYDTGHKADGDRGWAKTAGHASQLSHHFDAVADRLERALALAPARDDVRDALADFLYERALWAENEREAALPALLQRLRLYDTDGVRWRRWNTPAHLSLQVDAPGASAELRPLTREPGGPELAGEPLPSVDALLGSGVALPPGAYQLTVRAPGHEEAVQPLLLQRGEARRVAVPLPRAGTLPEGFVYVPPGEVRFGSAAESSVRDFFNASPLHAVPVPGFLVARHETTYADWLQYLEALPPAERAPRQPHVGTGGYAGGLSLEPEGNGWRLRFQPGGVRYTARTGELLKYARRTQRTEQDWRLFPVSGISFADAEAYVGWLSVSGRVPGARLCSELEWERAARGVDGREYPHGGRLGPDEANVDITYGKDPGGFGPDAVGSHPASRSPFGADDMAGNVWEWTRSWLEPGRPVARGGSYSFNVTTARSSNRELPESSLRDVTVGLRVCADVPVSER from the coding sequence GTGGGCTCCCCCGCATCGTCCCCACCCCCCGACGCGTGGACTCCCCCCGAGGAGTTCGACGAGTACCGCATCGTGCGGCCGCTCGGACGGGGCCGCACGGGCCGGGTGTACCTGGCCCATGACACGCTCCTGGAGCGCCCGGTCGCGGTGAAGTTCATCCCGTCGCTGGGCTCCAACGCGCTGGCGCGCTTCCTGGTGGAGGCCCGCGCCGCCGCCCGCATCCAGCACCCCAACGTCGTCACCCTGTACCGGGTGGGCCAGCTGGAGGATCAGCCGTACCTCATCTCGGAGTTCATCCGGGGCGTCAGCCTGGACCGGGTGGCCCGGCCCGTGCCCTGGGAGCGCGCGCTCGGCATTGGCCGGGACCTGGCGCGGGGCCTGGGCGCCGCCCACCGCCGGGGCGTGCTCCACCGCGACATCAAGCCCGGCAACGCCGTCCTCACCGAGGGCGGCGAGGTGAAGCTGCTCGACTTCGGCCTGGCCAAGCTGCTCGACCGGGCCGAGAGCGGTGAACCCTCCGCCCCGCGCGCGCCCATGCCCCCGCCAGAGCTGCCCGCGGACTGGGACCCGGAATCCAGCCCCGCCTTTGGCGCCCGCTCCCTGGACGGCGTCTTCCTGCCATCCCTGCCCAGGGGCGCGCTGGTGGGCACGCCCTATTACATGTCCCCGGAGGCCTGGGCCGGCGAGGAGCTCACCGCGCGCAGCGACGTGTACTCGCTGGGCGTCGTGCTCTATGAGCTGTGCGCGGGCCGGGGCCCCTTCCGCGACGTGCCCTGGCGCGAGCTGCCGGAGGCTGTCCGCACCCGCGACGTCCGGCCCCTCCTGGCTGTGGCCCCGTCGGTGGATCCCGCCTTCGCCGCCGCCATCGACAAGTGCCTCCTCCGCGACCCGGCCCAGCGGCACGCGTCCGCCGCGCAGCTGCTCGACGCGCTGGAGGCCCTGACGCGCGAGGAGCCGTCCGCAGCCGTTCCAGAAGGCAACCCCTACCGCGGCCTCCAGGCCTTCGAGGCCGAGCACCGGGCCCTCTTCTTCGGCCGCCGACGCGAGCAGCGCGCCGTGCTGGAGCGGCTCAAGGCGGAGGCCTTCCTGTTGATGACCGGCGACTCCGGCGTCGGCAAGTCGTCCCTGTGCCTCGCGGGCATCCTCCCCGCCGTGAGCGACGGGGCCCTGGAGGATGGTCGGCGCTGGCGCACCGCGCGGCTCGTGCCCGGACGCAGGCCCGTGTCCGCGCTCGCGGTGGCGCTCGCACCCGTGCTGGAGGTGGACGAGGAGCCGCTCGCGGAGACGCTGCGCCAGGACCCCACGTCGCTCGGCCGCAGGCTGCGCGCGAAGCTGGGCGCCCAGGGCGGGCTGCTCCTCTACATGGACCAGCTGGAGGAGCTGGTGACGCTGTCCCCGCCGGAGGAGGCCGCGCTCGCGGGCACCGCGCTGGGGTCGCTCACGGAGGCGGCCGGAGGGCTGCGGCTGCTCGCCACCGGGCGCAGCGACTTCCTCACCCGCCTCACCGCCGTGCCCGGCCTGGGACCGGAGGTGCCCCACGCGCTGTACCTCCTGCGCGCCCTCACGCCGGAGGAGACGCGCGAGGCCATCGTGGGCCCGGCTCGCGTCAAGGGTGTGTGCTTCGAATCCGAGGCCGTGGTGGACGCGCTCGTCGCCTCCACGGCGGCCTCCGACGGGGGCCTGCCGCTGCTCCAGTTCGCGCTGGCGGAGCTGTGGGACGCGCGCGACGAGGCCCGAGGGGTGATGACCCAGGCGGCGCTGGACTCGCTGGGCGGCGTGTCCGGGGCGCTCGCGCGGCATGCCGACGCCGCGGTGGCCCGCCTGCTGCCCGACCAGCGCTCGGCGGCGCGCGGGGTGATGCTGCGACTGGTGACGGCCGACGGCACCCGCGCGCGCAAGACGGACCGGGAGCTGGTGGGCGACGACCCCCGCTACCGCGCCGCGCTGGAGGCCCTGGTGCGCGCGCGCCTGCTCGTCGCGCGCGAAGGGGAGGGCGGCACCGCGTATGAGCTGGCCCATGAGGCGCTGCTCACCGGGTGGGCCACGCTGGCCCGCTGGCTGGTGGAGGCGGGCGAGCGCCGCGAGGTGCAGGCCCGGCTGGAGGCCGCCGCGGCGCAGTGGGAGCGGCTGGGCCATGCGCGCGAATCGCTCTGGGGCCCGCGTCAGCTGGCGGAGACCGCGGTGCTGGAGCCGTCCGAGCTCACCCAGCGCGAACAGTCCTTCCTGAACACCTCGCGCCGCACCGGCGTGCGCAGCCAGCGCATGAAGGTGGGGCTGGCGCTGGGCTTCCTCGTGTCGCTGGGCCTGGTGTACGTGGGCCTCCAATGGCGTGAGCGCCACATCCTGGATGCGCGCGTGCGGGGAGACCTGCGCGCGGCCCACGCGGACCTGGAGGCCGTGCGCCGCGAACGCGACGGGCTCCAGGCGGAGCGCGCCGAGGCCTTCCAGCTCTACGACACCGGGCACAAGGCGGACGGCGACCGCGGCTGGGCGAAGACGGCCGGGCACGCCTCCCAGCTCTCCCACCACTTCGACGCCGTGGCGGACCGGCTGGAGCGCGCCCTGGCCCTGGCGCCCGCCCGCGACGACGTGCGCGACGCGCTGGCGGACTTCCTCTACGAGCGCGCCTTGTGGGCTGAAAACGAGCGCGAAGCCGCGCTGCCCGCGCTGCTCCAGCGCCTGCGGCTCTACGACACCGACGGCGTTCGCTGGCGGCGCTGGAACACGCCCGCGCACCTGTCCCTCCAGGTGGACGCGCCCGGCGCCTCCGCGGAGCTCCGGCCCCTGACGCGCGAGCCCGGCGGCCCGGAGCTCGCGGGCGAACCCCTGCCCTCCGTCGACGCGCTGCTCGGCTCCGGTGTCGCCCTGCCCCCCGGGGCCTACCAGCTCACCGTGCGCGCGCCAGGACACGAGGAGGCAGTGCAGCCGCTGCTGCTCCAGCGAGGGGAGGCGCGTCGCGTCGCCGTGCCGCTGCCCCGCGCGGGCACGCTCCCGGAGGGCTTCGTCTATGTGCCCCCGGGAGAGGTGCGCTTCGGCAGCGCCGCCGAGTCCAGCGTGCGCGACTTCTTCAACGCCAGCCCGCTGCACGCCGTGCCCGTGCCGGGCTTCCTCGTCGCCCGTCATGAGACGACCTACGCGGACTGGCTCCAGTACCTGGAGGCCCTGCCCCCCGCGGAGCGCGCCCCGCGCCAGCCCCACGTGGGCACGGGCGGCTATGCCGGAGGTCTGTCCCTGGAGCCGGAGGGCAACGGCTGGCGGCTGCGCTTCCAGCCCGGCGGCGTGCGCTACACGGCGAGGACGGGCGAGCTCCTGAAGTACGCCCGGCGCACCCAGCGCACGGAGCAGGACTGGCGGCTGTTCCCGGTGAGCGGCATCTCCTTCGCCGACGCGGAGGCCTACGTAGGCTGGCTGTCCGTGTCCGGGCGCGTGCCGGGGGCGCGGCTGTGCTCCGAGCTGGAGTGGGAGCGGGCCGCGCGCGGGGTGGACGGCCGCGAGTACCCCCACGGTGGCCGCCTGGGCCCGGACGAGGCCAACGTGGACATCACCTACGGCAAGGACCCGGGCGGCTTCGGCCCGGACGCCGTGGGCAGCCACCCCGCGTCCCGCAGCCCCTTCGGCGCGGACGACATGGCGGGCAACGTGTGGGAGTGGACCCGCTCGTGGCTGGAGCCGGGCCGCCCGGTGGCTCGGGGCGGCAGCTACTCCTTCAACGTGACGACCGCGCGCTCCTCCAACCGCGAGCTGCCAGAGAGTTCGCTGCGCGACGTGACCGTGGGCCTGCGCGTCTGCGCGGACGTCCCCGTGTCCGAGCGCTGA
- a CDS encoding ADYC domain-containing protein, producing MRTLQRLFAASVAAMAVGCGVESTGLEAPTLRTRMAEVVSPNGRNLNGRNLNGRNLNNSELGGMLVSVAYAGVHAATGKPLTGVRLEGSAFVGLEGANPVVGNGFAGARFVGTRGDGASVDLRVDSITQGSGADSDLWSYRVSYQDEAGGWRPVCQDASGAAASAIAVAGRWNYLQGVRGGGEKVDDASAFTFACEGAAIAKCMHFGYKPWATDASGQSLAGHHQACTRMVRADFCGDGESHTSDGQWVNLYDGAGIQADSESWGLEAEWNEAGARCFTSETRAHVPVTCSGFTAIPDCGDTAHFQSGTRLISESPYGASGL from the coding sequence ATGAGGACGTTGCAGCGGCTGTTCGCGGCGAGTGTCGCCGCCATGGCGGTGGGATGTGGCGTGGAGTCGACGGGGCTCGAGGCGCCGACCCTGCGCACGCGGATGGCGGAGGTCGTGTCGCCGAACGGGCGCAACCTCAATGGACGGAACCTCAACGGGCGCAACCTCAACAACTCCGAGCTGGGCGGCATGCTGGTGTCCGTGGCGTACGCCGGAGTCCACGCCGCCACCGGCAAGCCGCTGACCGGCGTGCGGCTGGAGGGCTCCGCCTTCGTCGGCCTGGAGGGCGCCAACCCCGTCGTGGGCAACGGCTTCGCTGGCGCGCGCTTCGTCGGCACGCGGGGCGACGGCGCCTCCGTCGACCTGCGCGTGGACAGCATCACCCAGGGCAGCGGCGCCGACAGCGACCTGTGGTCCTACCGCGTCTCCTACCAGGACGAAGCCGGCGGCTGGCGCCCGGTGTGTCAGGACGCCAGCGGCGCGGCGGCCTCCGCCATCGCCGTGGCGGGCCGCTGGAACTATCTCCAGGGCGTGCGGGGCGGCGGTGAGAAGGTCGACGATGCCAGCGCCTTCACCTTCGCCTGCGAGGGCGCCGCCATCGCGAAGTGCATGCACTTTGGCTACAAGCCCTGGGCCACCGACGCCAGCGGCCAGAGCCTCGCGGGCCACCACCAGGCCTGCACCCGCATGGTGCGCGCGGACTTCTGTGGCGACGGCGAGTCCCACACCTCCGATGGCCAGTGGGTCAATCTCTACGACGGCGCGGGCATCCAGGCCGACTCCGAGTCCTGGGGCCTGGAGGCCGAGTGGAACGAGGCGGGCGCGCGCTGCTTCACCTCCGAGACCCGCGCCCATGTGCCCGTGACCTGCTCGGGCTTCACCGCCATCCCCGACTGCGGGGACACCGCCCACTTCCAGTCCGGCACCCGGCTCATCAGCGAGTCGCCGTACGGGGCCAGCGGCTTGTAG
- a CDS encoding efflux RND transporter periplasmic adaptor subunit has translation MGRAETTTGRRAPRTGPRLGGLLAIAWLVGACGQRSEQAVASTAPVVVSLGPENVVRVEPQRLETGPVISGSLQARRLASVRAEVGGSIVEVKADQGQAVKEGDLLARVEEGTLREQVLAASSTVRVARNALQVAKEDEQRNQLLVKQGVITRRDFDRMQLARTQAEGQLADAQARLKLAQDQLGRTKVAAPFAGVVSERQVHTGDIVQPGAPLFTVVDPGTLWLEASVPAAQLAQVKVGTSVDFRVNGYADRAFRGQVERINPAVDPATGQVRIYVNIPNSEQVLLSGLFAQGRVASQSKEALAVPLDALDTRQEPPTVQRIADGKVEEVAVTLGLRDDVAQTVEVRSGLKAGDVVLLGSARDLTSGTPVKLTAAPGAQRKPAAPREGQGVGGAGGASGAPVQAPDAGTAATPAQAPAK, from the coding sequence GTGGGACGAGCCGAAACGACAACGGGACGCCGGGCCCCGCGCACGGGCCCGCGACTGGGGGGGCTGCTGGCCATCGCCTGGCTGGTCGGTGCCTGTGGGCAGCGCTCCGAGCAGGCGGTCGCCTCCACCGCGCCCGTGGTGGTGTCGCTGGGGCCGGAGAACGTGGTGCGCGTGGAGCCCCAGCGGCTGGAGACCGGTCCCGTCATCTCCGGGTCGCTCCAGGCGCGGCGGCTGGCCAGCGTCCGCGCGGAGGTGGGGGGCAGCATCGTGGAGGTGAAGGCGGACCAGGGGCAGGCGGTGAAGGAGGGGGACCTCCTGGCTCGCGTGGAGGAGGGCACGCTGCGCGAGCAGGTGCTGGCGGCCAGCTCCACCGTGCGCGTGGCGCGCAATGCCTTGCAGGTGGCGAAGGAGGATGAGCAGCGCAACCAGCTGTTGGTCAAGCAGGGCGTCATCACCCGCCGCGACTTCGACCGCATGCAGCTGGCGCGGACGCAGGCGGAGGGTCAGCTGGCGGACGCGCAGGCGCGGCTGAAGCTGGCGCAGGACCAGCTGGGCCGCACGAAGGTGGCCGCGCCCTTCGCGGGCGTGGTGAGCGAGCGGCAGGTGCACACGGGCGACATCGTCCAGCCGGGCGCGCCGCTCTTCACGGTGGTGGACCCCGGCACGCTGTGGCTGGAGGCCTCCGTGCCCGCGGCGCAGCTGGCCCAGGTGAAGGTGGGCACGTCGGTGGACTTCCGCGTCAACGGCTACGCGGACCGCGCCTTCCGGGGCCAGGTGGAGCGCATCAACCCGGCGGTGGATCCCGCCACGGGCCAGGTGCGCATCTACGTGAACATCCCCAACAGCGAGCAGGTGCTCCTGTCCGGCCTGTTCGCCCAGGGGCGCGTGGCGTCGCAGTCGAAGGAGGCGCTGGCCGTCCCCCTGGACGCGCTGGACACGCGCCAGGAGCCGCCCACCGTGCAGCGCATCGCCGATGGCAAGGTGGAGGAGGTGGCGGTGACGCTGGGCCTGCGAGACGACGTGGCGCAGACCGTGGAGGTGCGCTCGGGGTTGAAGGCCGGGGACGTGGTGTTGCTCGGCTCCGCGCGCGACCTGACGAGCGGCACGCCGGTGAAGCTCACCGCGGCGCCTGGAGCCCAGCGCAAGCCCGCGGCCCCGCGGGAGGGGCAGGGCGTGGGGGGCGCTGGCGGCGCGTCCGGCGCGCCCGTGCAGGCCCCGGATGCGGGCACGGCCGCGACACCCGCCCAGGCCCCGGCGAAGTGA
- a CDS encoding efflux RND transporter permease subunit has protein sequence MFISDFAIKRPIITITAMVALVVFGIVALFNLETDEFPDIQQPVINVTIAYPGAAPDTVEREIVEPIEDAIFAISGVDGKKTTSSSTDSLANFTVFFDFEKDIQEASQDIRDAISSKRADLPQEMEEPILTRFDPADQPIVSLVLTSDSLDVPALSLIADPLVVGDLRSVPGVAQATVVGGVKREMTVQVRPAALQAAGLSVAQVVAALQAQNLAAPVGRLNTELQERTIRLKGRLETPVDFAQVPIAERNGRMLRLGEVADVFAGTEEPRTLSLYNGAQAVGIEVIKAKGHSTTEVADGVRERVKLLQQRLPANAKLEIVRDAGTRVENSVVNVQQALIEGALLTVLVVFLFLNSWRSTVITGLALPVSVLASFVSVWAFGFTLNTMSLLGLTLAIGILIDDAIVVRENIVRHVEMGKDHYTASREGTNEIGLAVAATTFSIVAVFVPVAFMYGVAGQWFKPFALTIACSVLVSLFVSFSLDPMLSAYWPDPQVEKGERRNFLSRGLARFNHWFDRQADRYKRLIAWALDHRLAMVLLAVGSLVGAVALQGVLGGAGFVPVSDRSEIEMLVETPAGSSLDYTRRKVEEVSRITRAHPEVAYTYTTIGVPLPLRSPGVDQALVYVRLKPKTERKASQETLGKTLRQELLAVGGASVSVFTSGFGGAIKSIQLELRGPDAKGLNQLAQQVMKAVKQVPGAVDVGLSTRGEKPELEVELNRGVAGQLNVTVGQVAQSLRPAFAGLDSGDWVDPIGETRKVMVRLAPQFRENPADLARLPLVVGTGPTGVPVVVPLGQVVTVKQTVGPAQIDHLNREKVINVQANVAGRSLSEVMRDVQARLKAVKVPAGYEVSTGGESADQQEVFSRVFLALGVAVMLMYLILVIQFGSFLDPLAILVSLPLSLIGVVLALVLTGDTLNIMSLIGVILLMGIVAKNAILLIDFAKWQHEKGMPLREALIEAGRIRLRPIIMTTLALIAGMVPVALGHGEGGDFRAPLGRAVIGGVITSTLLTLLVIPTVYEILADGRTWMTGRLRRTFKEKGGAHEPVHGGGEARPQPQARQD, from the coding sequence GTGTTCATCTCCGACTTCGCCATCAAGCGTCCCATCATCACCATCACGGCGATGGTGGCGCTCGTCGTGTTCGGCATCGTCGCGCTCTTCAACCTGGAGACGGACGAGTTCCCGGACATCCAGCAGCCGGTCATCAACGTCACCATCGCCTACCCGGGCGCGGCACCCGACACGGTGGAGCGCGAAATCGTCGAGCCCATCGAGGACGCCATCTTCGCCATCTCCGGCGTGGACGGGAAGAAGACGACCTCCAGCTCCACGGACAGCCTGGCGAACTTCACGGTCTTCTTCGACTTCGAGAAGGACATCCAGGAGGCGTCGCAGGACATCCGGGACGCCATCTCCAGCAAGCGCGCGGACCTGCCGCAGGAGATGGAGGAGCCCATCCTCACGCGCTTCGACCCCGCGGACCAACCCATCGTGTCGCTGGTGCTCACGTCGGACTCGCTGGACGTGCCCGCGCTGTCGCTCATCGCGGACCCGCTGGTCGTGGGGGACCTGCGCTCGGTGCCCGGCGTGGCGCAGGCCACGGTGGTGGGCGGCGTGAAGCGGGAGATGACGGTGCAGGTGCGGCCCGCGGCGCTCCAGGCGGCGGGCCTCTCCGTGGCCCAGGTGGTGGCCGCGCTCCAGGCGCAGAACCTGGCGGCGCCGGTGGGCCGGCTCAACACCGAACTTCAGGAGCGCACCATCCGGCTCAAGGGCCGGCTGGAGACCCCCGTGGACTTCGCGCAGGTGCCCATCGCGGAGCGCAACGGGCGCATGCTGCGGCTGGGGGAGGTGGCGGACGTGTTCGCGGGCACGGAGGAGCCGCGCACGCTGTCGCTCTACAACGGCGCGCAGGCCGTGGGCATCGAGGTCATCAAGGCCAAGGGCCACAGCACCACCGAGGTCGCGGACGGCGTGCGCGAGCGCGTGAAGCTGCTCCAGCAGCGGCTGCCCGCCAACGCGAAGCTGGAGATCGTCCGCGACGCGGGCACCCGCGTGGAGAACTCCGTCGTCAACGTGCAGCAGGCGCTGATTGAAGGCGCGCTCCTCACGGTGCTGGTGGTGTTCCTGTTCCTCAACTCGTGGCGCTCGACGGTCATCACCGGCCTGGCGCTGCCCGTGAGCGTGCTGGCGTCCTTCGTGAGCGTGTGGGCGTTTGGCTTCACGCTCAACACGATGTCGCTGCTGGGGCTGACGCTGGCCATCGGCATCCTCATCGACGACGCCATCGTGGTGCGTGAGAACATCGTGCGGCACGTGGAGATGGGGAAGGACCACTACACGGCGTCGCGCGAGGGCACGAACGAGATTGGCCTCGCGGTGGCGGCGACGACGTTCTCCATCGTGGCGGTGTTCGTCCCGGTGGCGTTCATGTACGGCGTCGCGGGACAGTGGTTCAAGCCGTTCGCGCTCACCATCGCGTGCTCGGTGCTGGTGTCGCTGTTCGTCAGCTTCTCGTTGGACCCGATGCTCAGCGCCTACTGGCCCGACCCGCAGGTGGAGAAGGGCGAGCGGCGCAACTTCCTCTCGCGAGGGCTGGCGCGCTTCAATCACTGGTTCGACCGTCAGGCGGACCGCTACAAGCGGTTGATCGCGTGGGCGCTGGACCACCGGCTGGCCATGGTGCTGCTGGCGGTGGGGTCGCTGGTGGGCGCGGTGGCGCTGCAGGGCGTCCTGGGCGGCGCGGGCTTCGTGCCGGTGAGCGACCGCTCCGAGATCGAGATGCTGGTGGAGACGCCCGCGGGCTCCAGCCTGGACTACACGCGGCGCAAGGTGGAGGAGGTGTCCCGCATCACGCGCGCGCACCCGGAGGTCGCGTACACGTACACGACCATCGGCGTGCCGCTGCCGCTGCGCTCGCCGGGCGTGGACCAGGCGCTGGTGTACGTGCGGCTCAAGCCGAAGACGGAGCGCAAGGCGAGCCAGGAGACCCTGGGCAAGACGCTGCGCCAGGAGCTGCTCGCGGTGGGCGGCGCGTCGGTGTCGGTGTTCACCAGCGGCTTCGGCGGGGCCATCAAGTCCATCCAGCTGGAGCTGCGCGGGCCGGACGCCAAGGGGCTCAACCAGCTGGCGCAGCAGGTGATGAAGGCGGTGAAGCAGGTGCCGGGCGCGGTGGACGTGGGGCTGTCCACGCGCGGCGAGAAGCCGGAGCTGGAGGTGGAGCTGAACCGGGGCGTCGCGGGGCAGCTCAACGTGACGGTGGGGCAGGTGGCGCAGTCGCTGCGGCCGGCCTTCGCGGGCCTGGACTCCGGCGACTGGGTGGACCCCATTGGCGAGACGCGCAAGGTGATGGTGCGCCTGGCGCCGCAGTTCCGGGAGAACCCGGCCGACCTGGCGCGGCTCCCGCTGGTGGTGGGCACCGGGCCCACGGGCGTGCCGGTGGTGGTGCCGCTGGGGCAGGTGGTGACGGTGAAGCAGACCGTGGGTCCGGCGCAGATCGACCACCTGAACCGCGAGAAGGTCATCAACGTCCAGGCGAACGTGGCGGGGCGGTCGCTGTCGGAGGTGATGCGCGACGTGCAGGCGCGGCTGAAGGCCGTGAAGGTGCCGGCGGGCTACGAGGTGTCCACGGGCGGCGAGTCCGCGGACCAGCAGGAGGTGTTCAGCCGGGTGTTCCTGGCGCTGGGCGTGGCGGTGATGCTGATGTACCTCATCCTCGTCATCCAGTTCGGCTCGTTCCTGGATCCGCTGGCCATCCTGGTGTCGCTGCCCCTGTCACTCATCGGCGTGGTGCTGGCGCTGGTGCTGACGGGGGACACGCTGAACATCATGAGCCTCATCGGCGTCATCCTGCTGATGGGCATCGTGGCGAAGAACGCCATCCTGCTCATCGACTTCGCCAAGTGGCAGCACGAGAAGGGCATGCCGTTGCGCGAAGCGCTCATCGAGGCGGGGCGCATCCGCTTGCGGCCCATCATCATGACGACCCTCGCGCTCATCGCCGGCATGGTCCCGGTGGCGCTGGGACATGGCGAGGGGGGCGACTTCCGCGCGCCGCTGGGACGCGCGGTGATTGGCGGCGTCATCACGTCCACGCTGCTCACGCTGCTGGTGATTCCGACGGTGTATGAAATCCTGGCGGATGGCCGCACGTGGATGACCGGCAGGCTGCGCAGGACGTTCAAGGAGAAGGGCGGCGCGCACGAGCCGGTGCACGGGGGCGGTGAGGCGCGTCCCCAGCCGCAGGCCCGGCAGGACTGA